In Flavobacterium piscisymbiosum, the sequence GATAATTAAATCTGGTTTTTCGCTCATGGATTGCTTTATTGACCACGAAGCATATCTGTAATTATCATTTCCCAAATCATCAATTCGGACTCTGAATTTAGATGTTTCTAAAATTACTTCCGGCGCTTTAAACTTTGCAATCGATGGGTGAAGTTTGTTTTTTTCAGAAGCTATCAACTTATTTTTGAGATCATTTTCAACTTTGGACTGATAACTAATAGAAAAAACTTTCCCATCAGTATCCATCCACATAGTTCCCTGATTTAGCATTATGCCTCTCCAACCCACTTCTGACCAGTCTTTTGCAGGATCCGATTTAGAAATTTCGGCTTTCAGTTTAGCATCAAAAATTTCAGCATATCGCTTTACAAACTCTGCTTTATTCTTGATACTTGGAATTGGATTTTCTCTTCTTAAAGGATATTTAATCGCCGTAGCTACAGCCTCTTTTCTGTCGTTTTTTACATTATCAATAAAACTTTTAACGAACTTTTGATATTGCGGTTTCAGGTCCTGCCCTGAGACATTTTGAATGGAAATGCCTATGAATAAGATATATAATAGTTTTTTCATGTTTTCTATTTTACATAATGTTTTTATAATTGATTCCAAATTCCAAACACTAAGTTACAAAATTTAAAATCTATCCCGAGAATTCGGCCAATGTCATTAATTTTAAGGGGAAATCTATAAAATTATATAACCTTTTAATCAAGAAAGTAATTTGAAAAATCCGTTTTCATCAGCGTTTTCGCTTTAGCGAATCAGTAAAATCAGTGTCTGATTTTGACGCAGATGAAACAGATTTACTTTGCAAAAACAGATAAAAACAGATTTGATTGCAATAATTTTATTTTCTAAAACTTAACTTAATACGAGACTAAAATCAATTGATACTGGCTTTGAACATTTTAAGTTCATCCCACGTAAATTCATCTCCATGTTTTTCCTTCAACGGACTCAATGATTCCTCCTGATAAAATTCAAAAGCTTCACGCAAAGCCAGGATTTTATCGTATGGCAAAACATCTGAGATCTCTACTTTTTTAGCCTGAATCAATTTAACCAAATGCATTTCAACAGTTTGCACAGTTAACTTGCGAATTCGGGCAATATCTTCTATCGAATTTTTTTCCAGCCATAAATCATGCGTTTCTTCGATGGTCGTTTTCTTGTCGGCCTTTGGTACGCTTTTGTCCAATTTACGAGCTGTATAACGCACTACAGGTTCTTCAGATTTAAAAATATCAGTATTCGACATATTAAAATCCTCGCGAATCTTTGCAACCTTATCTAATTTGTAGTTTTTAATCGCTGTAGACGACAATTTCTCTTTACAGATGGTTTCGCCTGCCACAACAATTTCTATTAGCAATTTGGCCTTCATTAAGCGCAAAACAGCTTTGGTTTGCAAATCATCCAAAAAAGCCAGCTCTTCATAAAACTCTTTTACTTTTTTAAACTTCTGGATTTCGGCCATTTTATTCAAAAGATCGGTCACCAGTTTGTCCATTGGTTTAAAAAAATAATCATAGGCCGCCACTACCCTTTCCTGCACAAAAATTAGATCAACGGTTTCTTTATTAAAAATTTTATTGAGTTGATGTACAAATTTCTGCGAAGGATCTATCAGCGAATCGATAGTTTCCAAACGCTTGTGAGCCCAAACAGAATGTTTTGATTTTTCTGATGCAACAGCATTTTCGTTATAACTAAAACGGTGATTGCGCCATTCCTGAGCCAAATCGGCCCAATTGAAACTGTTAATCAAATAGTTATGAATAAAATTCTTTGTTTCAAAATGCAATGAATTTTTTAAAACTTCTTCTGTCGCTTTGTTCAAAGCGTAATCCATCACATCCTGATCATTCGAAATACCATTCATTTGTAGCGGAGAAAGCAAAATAAGCCCGTTTAAGGACGTTAAACGCGACAAGGCAACGTATGCCTGTCCTGGCAAAAAAACTTGCGATACGTCGAGCGCAGCTTTCTCAAAAGTTAAGCCCTGGCTTTTGTGTACTGTAATTGCCCACGCCAATTTAAGCGGATAATGGGCAAATGTGCCCAGAACTTCTTCTTCAACTTCTTTGGTAAGATCGTTTACTTTGTATCGAATATTTTTCCACTCGTACTTCTCCACTTCAATGGTCTTATCTTCTTCTGGAAAATGTATGAAGATTTCTTCTGGCGAAAGTGATTTAACAACGCCCATTTTTCCGTTGAAGTAACGTTTCTCAAAAGACAAATCGTTCTTGACAAACATGACCTGAGCGCCCACTTTTAGTTTTAAATTTTCTTCAACCGGAAAAATTTTCTCCGGAAAATCGCCCACAATAAAGGGCTGATAAGCGAATTCATTTCCGGCTAAATCGCCAATTGCCTGTTCGTTAATCGAATCGGCCTTAGCATTATGCG encodes:
- a CDS encoding helix-turn-helix domain-containing protein, with product MQNVTEAAAYTLQFINQTQKSIFLTGKAGTGKTTLLREIIATTHKNTVVVAPTGIAALNAGGVTIHSMFQLPFSAFIPSYEDASQFTETVKFENKETLRRHFKMNNVKRNVIKNMELLIIDEVSMLRADLLDAIDFMMQTVRKISRPFGGVQVLFIGDLLQLPPVIRDEEWRTLRNYYKGKFFFHSHVIQQFPPLYIELSKIYRQSDDTFISVLNNLRNNQITPQDIQVLNEYVKPDFDLKNNPGYITLTTHNAKADSINEQAIGDLAGNEFAYQPFIVGDFPEKIFPVEENLKLKVGAQVMFVKNDLSFEKRYFNGKMGVVKSLSPEEIFIHFPEEDKTIEVEKYEWKNIRYKVNDLTKEVEEEVLGTFAHYPLKLAWAITVHKSQGLTFEKAALDVSQVFLPGQAYVALSRLTSLNGLILLSPLQMNGISNDQDVMDYALNKATEEVLKNSLHFETKNFIHNYLINSFNWADLAQEWRNHRFSYNENAVASEKSKHSVWAHKRLETIDSLIDPSQKFVHQLNKIFNKETVDLIFVQERVVAAYDYFFKPMDKLVTDLLNKMAEIQKFKKVKEFYEELAFLDDLQTKAVLRLMKAKLLIEIVVAGETICKEKLSSTAIKNYKLDKVAKIREDFNMSNTDIFKSEEPVVRYTARKLDKSVPKADKKTTIEETHDLWLEKNSIEDIARIRKLTVQTVEMHLVKLIQAKKVEISDVLPYDKILALREAFEFYQEESLSPLKEKHGDEFTWDELKMFKASIN